The sequence TCCATTCGCGGCTGAAGCCGCTCCTACAGTCGGGCCGCCGCCGCGCGCCGATGGATCGAGGCCAAGCCGCAGCGTGGGCCGCACCGGCTCTGCCATAATGGTCTCATCCACCACGGAGGCCCCATGAGCGACACCAGCGGCAACGATCCCTTCGCCTTTTTCAGGCAGTTCTTCAAGCCGATGGAGGGCATGCAGCCCTTCATGCCGCCGCTGACCGAGGAAGAATGCGCACGCAAGATCGCCGAGTTGCGCACGGTGGAACAGTGGCTGTCGATGCAGGTGGGCATGCTGCAGATGACGATCCGCACGCTGGAATTGCAGCAGGCGAGCCTGGCGGCGTTGAAGCCCAGGGAGAAGCCGCCGGCCGGTGAGGCGTGAGGCGTGAGGCGTGAGGCGTGAGGCGTGAGGCGTGAGGCGTGTTCAGCGTGGAAGCCGGCGGCTCACCGAGCGCAAGTGCTTGCCTTACCCGTAGCGTGAAATCGAACCACAGGCTCGTCAGCCCGCGCTGTCGTCCCCTCTTCCGGAGCGCGAAGGTAAGACAGCGCGGCCCGGCGGGCGCAGCTTCTCACACGCCGCAGCTCACACCGCCCCTACCCCACGCTTCGCATAAGCCCGCCATGCGCCCCACCCCAGCACCGTCGCGCCCACCGAACCGAGCGCCAGCGTGACCGGCTGCGGCGCCAGCCACGGCGACAGCAATCCCGCCACCACCGAGCTGATCATCAGCTGCAAGAATGCCTGCAGCGACGACGCCGTGCCGCGTTCATGCGGGTACAGGTCGAGCAGCAGCAGCGTCAGCGTCGGGAAGGCCAGCGAGATGCCGGCGCCGGCCACCAGCACCGGTAGCACCGCCCAGGGCCACGAGACGCTCGGCGCCAACGCGCAGTAGGCGACGTTGACCACGCCGGCCACCAGCATCACCCGGTAGGCCAGTTTCACCGTGCTGGCCGGCGCATGGCGGCCGGCGCGGCGGCCCGACAGCCAGGCGCCGCTCATCATCCCCATGATGGCCGGCACGAAGAAATAGCCGAAGTCGGTCGGCCCGAGCCGCAGGTGGGTGAGCACGAACACCGGCGCCGAGGCGATGTAGATGAACAGTGCGGCGAAATTGAAGGCGCCCGACAAGGCCAGCCAGACGAAGGCCGGATTGCGCAGCAGCTCGAAGTAGCGGCCGAACAGCGGCAGCGGATCGAGCGGCAGCCGGTTCTCGCGCGGATGGGTTTCGGGCAGCCAACGCCAGCAGCAGGCCAGCAGGGTCAGTGCGAACAGCGCCAGGAACCAGAAGATCGCCTCCCAGCCGAAGCGCGTGCCGATCAGGCCGCCGATGATCGGCGCGATGGCCGGCGCCACGCCGAACACCATGGTGATGCGCGACATCACCCGCTGCGCCGAAGCGCCCTCGAAACGGTCGCGGATGATGGCGCGGCCGACGATCAGCCCCGAGCCGGCCGAGACGCCCTGCAATGCGCGGAACAGCAGCAGCTGCCACAGCGAGGTCGACAGCGCGCAGCCGACCGAAGCCGCCACGAACACCGCCACGCCGCCGAGGATCACCACCCGCCGTCCCAGCGCATCGGACAGCGGGCCGTGCAGCAGCGCCATCAGCGCGTAGGCCAGCAGGTAGACGCTGATGGTCTGCTGCATCTGCACCGCGTTGATGCCGAGCGCCCGCTCCATGTCCGGGAACATCGGGAAGATGGTGTCGATGCTGAACGGGCCGAACATGGCGAGGCCGGCCAGCAGGACGACGAAGCCGGCCGGCGAGGGCTCGGTGTGCTTGGAAAGCATGGGCATGCCGGGGGAATGGGGAAGAGGCCGGCAGTGTACCGGCAGTGGGCCGGGACGGCCCGGCACAGTTGCGCCAGGAAGACCGGAACGACGCGGGACGGCACCGCCGTCTCCGTAGGAGCGGCTTCAGCCGCGAATGGTGGTGCGTGCACGGTCAGCCATTCGCGGCTGAAGCCGCTCCTACGGATATCCGACGCGCCGAGCCGGCCGAACTACGGCAGCAAGATGGTCGACCCGACCGTCTTGCGCGCCTCGAGGTCGCGATGGGCCTGGGCCGCCTCGGCCAGCGGATAGCGCTGGGCCACGTCTATCCTGACCGCGCCGCTCGCCACCACCTCGAACAGCGCCGCGGCCGCGGCCGCCAGCTCGGCGCGGGTGGCGACGTAGTGGCCCAGCGTCGGCCGGGTCAGGAACAGCGAACCCTTCTGCGACAGCAGCAGCGGCGAGATGTCCGGCACCGGCCCCGAGGCATTGCCATAGGTGACCAGCGTGCCGCGCGGCGCCAGGCAGTCGAGCGAGCCCATGAAGGTGTCGCGGCCGACGCCGTCGTAGACCACCCGCACGCCGCGCCCTTCCGTCGCCGCCCGGGTCGCCGCGACGAAATCGTCGGCGCGGTAATCGATCGCCACGTCGCAGCCGAGCGAGCGCGCCAGCGCCACCTTGGCCTCGCCGCCGGCGGTGCCGATCACGTAGGCGCCGAGCGCCTTGGCCCACTGCACCGCGATCTGCCCTACCCCGCCGGCCGCGGCATGGATCAGTACCGCGTCGCCCGGCGCGAACGGCGCGCAGCGGCGCAGCAGGTATTCGGCGGTCAGGCCCTGCAGCATCATCGCCGCGGCGGTGTCGAAACCGATCGACTCGGGCAGCCGCACCAGCTTGTCGGCCGGGATCAGCCGGACCTCGGCATAGGCGCCGAGCGGCCCGCCGGCATAGGCCACCCGGTCGCCCGGCGCGACCCAGTCGACGCCCTCGCCGACCGCTTCGACCACGCCGGCCGCCTCCATGCCCAGGCCCGACGGCAGGGTCTGCGGATACAGGCCCGAGCGGTGGTAGGTGTCGATGAAATTGAGGCCGATGGCGTGATGGC is a genomic window of Chitinimonas koreensis containing:
- a CDS encoding PhaM family polyhydroxyalkanoate granule multifunctional regulatory protein, translating into MSDTSGNDPFAFFRQFFKPMEGMQPFMPPLTEEECARKIAELRTVEQWLSMQVGMLQMTIRTLELQQASLAALKPREKPPAGEA
- a CDS encoding multidrug effflux MFS transporter; this encodes MLSKHTEPSPAGFVVLLAGLAMFGPFSIDTIFPMFPDMERALGINAVQMQQTISVYLLAYALMALLHGPLSDALGRRVVILGGVAVFVAASVGCALSTSLWQLLLFRALQGVSAGSGLIVGRAIIRDRFEGASAQRVMSRITMVFGVAPAIAPIIGGLIGTRFGWEAIFWFLALFALTLLACCWRWLPETHPRENRLPLDPLPLFGRYFELLRNPAFVWLALSGAFNFAALFIYIASAPVFVLTHLRLGPTDFGYFFVPAIMGMMSGAWLSGRRAGRHAPASTVKLAYRVMLVAGVVNVAYCALAPSVSWPWAVLPVLVAGAGISLAFPTLTLLLLDLYPHERGTASSLQAFLQLMISSVVAGLLSPWLAPQPVTLALGSVGATVLGWGAWRAYAKRGVGAV
- a CDS encoding quinone oxidoreductase family protein, coding for MNRIVRFHRTGGPEVLQIESIEAGEPGPGQARVRHHAIGLNFIDTYHRSGLYPQTLPSGLGMEAAGVVEAVGEGVDWVAPGDRVAYAGGPLGAYAEVRLIPADKLVRLPESIGFDTAAAMMLQGLTAEYLLRRCAPFAPGDAVLIHAAAGGVGQIAVQWAKALGAYVIGTAGGEAKVALARSLGCDVAIDYRADDFVAATRAATEGRGVRVVYDGVGRDTFMGSLDCLAPRGTLVTYGNASGPVPDISPLLLSQKGSLFLTRPTLGHYVATRAELAAAAAALFEVVASGAVRIDVAQRYPLAEAAQAHRDLEARKTVGSTILLP